In candidate division WOR-3 bacterium, the genomic window TCAAGCAAATAGGTAAACTTTGACATCTATTCTCGCAACCTTATAATAATTCAGCGCTTGTGATACAAGAAAAGACAGAGGGCAGCTGCCCTTTGTCAATTTTGGTTAATTTCTAAAACTGGAGGATAGAGTATGAAGAAAACTGTAGTAAGCCTGATAGCCCTGTTGCTGCTTTTTGCCCCGGGTCTATTTGCTGACCCGGCACTGGGCGGTGGCAGGGGACTTTTCCGGGTTCAGGACGCCCGGGTTGAAGAGGATGGTGCGCTTGTCCTTGCCACCCGCTTGATGTTCAACCGCACCAACTTAGGTGACAATGTCACCCAATTTCGGGGTCCGCTTTACGGTATGGAAATGAATTACGCCCCGTTTCCTTTCTGCGAGTTCTTCGGCTCACTTGTCGGTGTTCTTGACTTCCGCACCAGCCCCAATGACCTGTTTTACGACTGGCAGGGTCAGATGCTTGGCGCAAAGTTATCAATCCCTTTCATCCCGGTCTTGAAACTGGCAGGAATGGGTCACTTCGTGATGCCAAAGAGCCAATACACCTATAAAGAGTCTGACGGTTTCCTTGACCGGCTCTTTGTTGACCAGAACAGCTGGCGCGCTATCGCCTCATTCCGCCTCTGGGAACTTTACAAAACCCTGCCAACCCTGATGTTAAACTACGGTCAAACCCTTTCATCGCCATCTCAGAGATTTGCCGGTCTCGGTGTCGAATTCTCATCCAATGCCATTGACCTGTTTATTGAGGCAACCTCTGAAGCCGAAACCGGTGCCGGACTTGCCGCGCTTTTGGGCAAAGACTACACCCCGCGCGCCCGCATCACGCCTGGCGCCCGTATCAAAATGGGGGTCTTTCACCTCAATGGTGGTGTCGAACTGGGGCTGACCGAGGCTGTGCCGACCTATGAGGCAATTTTCGGGATTACCTTTGTCTCCCCGTTTCCCAAGCCGCCAGAAAAACCCTGGGGCAGGCTTGTCGGCAAGGTGGAAGACGCCCGCTCTGGAATGCCGCTTGACGCCAAGGTTCGCTTCATAAAACGTCACCTCCCGACATTGAAGACCGACCCGGAAAATGGCACCTTCTTCCTTGAGAAACTGCCTGCTGGTGTTGTCATCGTTGAGGCATCAAAAGAAGGCTACATCCCCGAGGCGGTACCGCTTGTCATTCCTGACAAAGGCTATGCCACCCATACCTTCAAACTCAAACCGCTTGTTCCGTATGGCACGGTTGCTGGCAGAATCTACGACACCTATAACGGCAAGCCCTTGGAAGCGCAGGTAACATTTGTTGCCACCTCAATCCCGCCGGTAACATCCAATGACATCACCGGCTTCTTCCGGTCTGACAATGTCCCCGCCGGTCTGGTTGCGGTCAAAATAGAAAAGGAAGGTTACTTCCCTGAGGAACGGGCAATCGAGGTTGAGGATGGCGCTGTAACCAAACTCAACATCGGTTTGACCTCGCTTGAAATGAAAGGCATCCTTTCCGGCAAAGTGTTGGACAAACAAACCCTTGCGCCAATCCCAGCAACAATCAGCTTCATCCATGGCGAAAAACCCTCATTCACGACCGACAGTGCCACCGGCACTTTCAATCTTGAATTACCAGTGGGAACCTACGAAATCAAGGTTGAGGCACCTGGTTATATCGCCCAGACAAGTTCCTTTACTATCACCAAGGGTGAAACAACCGAGCGCACCTTTGAACTGGTATCAAAAGGAATGGTCTTAACCCTGCGCGGAGTTTACTTTGAGTTTGGTAAGGCAACCCTGCGTACCGAATCCTATCCTGCACTGATGGAGGCTGCCCAGATAATGAAGGACAATCCTGACATCATCGTTGAAATTCAAGGACACACCGAC contains:
- a CDS encoding OmpA family protein, producing MKKTVVSLIALLLLFAPGLFADPALGGGRGLFRVQDARVEEDGALVLATRLMFNRTNLGDNVTQFRGPLYGMEMNYAPFPFCEFFGSLVGVLDFRTSPNDLFYDWQGQMLGAKLSIPFIPVLKLAGMGHFVMPKSQYTYKESDGFLDRLFVDQNSWRAIASFRLWELYKTLPTLMLNYGQTLSSPSQRFAGLGVEFSSNAIDLFIEATSEAETGAGLAALLGKDYTPRARITPGARIKMGVFHLNGGVELGLTEAVPTYEAIFGITFVSPFPKPPEKPWGRLVGKVEDARSGMPLDAKVRFIKRHLPTLKTDPENGTFFLEKLPAGVVIVEASKEGYIPEAVPLVIPDKGYATHTFKLKPLVPYGTVAGRIYDTYNGKPLEAQVTFVATSIPPVTSNDITGFFRSDNVPAGLVAVKIEKEGYFPEERAIEVEDGAVTKLNIGLTSLEMKGILSGKVLDKQTLAPIPATISFIHGEKPSFTTDSATGTFNLELPVGTYEIKVEAPGYIAQTSSFTITKGETTERTFELVSKGMVLTLRGVYFEFGKATLRTESYPALMEAAQIMKDNPDIIVEIQGHTDNIGSDQANQILSEKRAYAVMNFLVQYGGIDPKRLTAKGFGESRPIASNDTDEGRQLNRRVEFVILK